One Methylobacterium sp. 77 DNA window includes the following coding sequences:
- a CDS encoding HD domain-containing phosphohydrolase — MTQEKSVLIVSDQPERAKRLARSITTILPCHSIAGDQPVPAILPIVAVIDVDAREGVAASWTARLSVMRVPCLVLTDSPADILNRRSPALRVVPVDTPRPAILSLVFSLIDVGLVLPARCDGETVTVEGKAHRACSAVADMFHAAQSDRPISVEEAEAGTDVILEAVSEVGIRAWLDVIGRYDEQLYQHSLSVAGFAAAFGFSLKLPRSDQKRLAKAALLHDIGKSKIPRAILNKPGSLTASEMAIMRTHAGAGADLLAREHGFDSAMLDVVRYHHEMLDGSGYPAGLAGDAIPDLVRLVTICDIHSALTERRAYREPLPHAEAHAIMLGMAGKLDMALLAAFLPIVRQSTHGDVAV, encoded by the coding sequence GTGACACAAGAAAAGTCCGTCCTCATCGTATCGGATCAACCAGAACGAGCGAAGCGTCTCGCACGCAGCATCACGACGATCCTTCCCTGCCACAGCATCGCCGGCGACCAGCCGGTTCCCGCCATCCTCCCCATCGTGGCGGTGATCGACGTCGATGCCCGCGAAGGCGTGGCTGCGTCCTGGACGGCGCGTCTGAGCGTGATGCGCGTGCCGTGCCTCGTCCTCACCGATTCGCCCGCCGACATTTTGAATCGGAGAAGCCCGGCCCTGCGTGTCGTCCCGGTCGACACCCCGCGGCCGGCCATTCTGTCCCTCGTGTTCAGTCTCATCGATGTCGGTCTGGTACTGCCGGCCCGTTGCGACGGCGAAACCGTCACGGTGGAAGGCAAGGCCCACCGCGCCTGTTCCGCCGTGGCGGACATGTTTCATGCGGCGCAATCCGATCGCCCGATCTCCGTGGAGGAAGCCGAGGCCGGCACCGATGTCATCCTGGAGGCCGTCTCGGAGGTCGGCATCCGCGCATGGCTCGATGTGATCGGACGCTACGACGAGCAACTCTACCAGCATTCCTTGAGCGTCGCGGGCTTTGCCGCGGCCTTCGGCTTCAGCCTCAAGCTTCCCCGGTCCGATCAGAAGCGTCTCGCCAAGGCCGCGTTGCTGCACGATATCGGCAAGTCCAAAATCCCGCGTGCCATTCTCAACAAGCCCGGCTCGCTGACCGCCTCCGAGATGGCGATCATGCGCACTCACGCCGGTGCCGGTGCCGATCTGCTGGCAAGGGAACACGGGTTCGATTCCGCGATGCTCGACGTCGTCAGGTATCACCACGAGATGCTGGATGGCAGCGGGTATCCGGCCGGCCTGGCGGGCGATGCGATCCCCGACCTCGTCCGGCTCGTGACGATCTGCGACATCCACTCGGCCCTCACCGAGCGGCGCGCCTACCGCGAGCCGCTCCCGCATGCGGAGGCCCATGCCATCATGCTCGGCATGGCAGGCAAGCTCGACATGGCCCTCCTGGCGGCCTTCCTGCCGATCGTGCGGCAATCGACCCACGGCGACGTGGCGGTCTGA
- a CDS encoding SiaB family protein kinase gives MLAQDFKSFFETSKRNGIILSFGGDFSENVLFSLGEVLKLRMIQGETDATIAKRVFSIFVEQAQNIIRYSADKLPQAAATSGGMISAGMIVVGVEKERFFVVCGNEVSKTETAVLRERLDLITSMSSEELKRFYREKLRQPPDEGSLGGSIGLIEIARRSSAPVEFDFHDLGGERSLFCLKAYI, from the coding sequence TTGCTCGCGCAAGATTTCAAGTCGTTTTTCGAAACATCGAAACGCAACGGCATCATCCTCTCCTTCGGCGGTGACTTCTCGGAGAACGTCCTGTTCTCGCTCGGGGAAGTCCTGAAGCTTCGGATGATCCAGGGTGAGACGGACGCGACGATCGCCAAGCGGGTCTTCTCGATCTTCGTCGAGCAAGCCCAGAACATCATCCGCTACTCGGCCGACAAGCTCCCGCAGGCAGCCGCCACCTCCGGCGGCATGATCAGTGCAGGAATGATCGTCGTCGGCGTCGAGAAGGAGCGCTTCTTCGTCGTGTGCGGCAACGAGGTCTCCAAGACCGAGACCGCCGTCCTGCGAGAGCGATTGGACCTGATTACCAGCATGTCGAGCGAAGAACTCAAGCGTTTCTACCGCGAGAAGCTGCGCCAGCCGCCCGATGAAGGCAGTCTCGGCGGAAGCATCGGATTGATCGAGATCGCTCGCCGATCGAGCGCTCCCGTCGAGTTCGATTTTCATGATCTTGGCGGCGAGCGCAGCCTGTTCTGCCTCAAAGCCTACATCTGA
- a CDS encoding DUF1987 domain-containing protein — translation MDPIQIPASDRSPRVDFDFAAGRFTLSGESYPEDAAAFFGPLLHGLRTYLSASTSDPIVFEVELAYFNSSSAKALMNLFMPLEEAAAEGRAVTIRWLYTEGDETIAEAGEDFASDFSHARFDLVETSQAGS, via the coding sequence ATGGACCCCATCCAGATCCCCGCAAGCGACCGGTCTCCCCGGGTGGATTTCGATTTCGCCGCCGGCCGGTTCACCCTGAGCGGTGAATCGTACCCGGAGGATGCCGCTGCCTTCTTCGGCCCGCTGCTGCACGGCCTGCGAACCTACCTGTCCGCCTCGACCTCGGATCCGATCGTGTTCGAGGTCGAGCTCGCCTATTTCAACAGTTCCAGCGCCAAGGCACTGATGAACCTGTTCATGCCCCTCGAGGAGGCGGCCGCCGAAGGCCGTGCCGTGACGATCCGCTGGCTCTATACCGAGGGCGACGAGACGATCGCCGAGGCCGGCGAGGACTTCGCGTCCGACTTCTCCCACGCACGCTTCGATCTCGTCGAGACATCACAGGCGGGGAGCTGA
- a CDS encoding GGDEF domain-containing protein yields MTSKPEIVSPIDHPPVVGDTFSLYDTEEAVLGKTDAMLSGLAQVAGGVQQLAEAYRRSYREQRRLVRMSDRMQLDLQKANHRLAEQQRDLQALNEALSGEIEHRTRLEAKLRRLADTDDLTGAMTRRRFMEISQREWLRYERDRVPACLLMVDLDRFKRLNDEFGHAAGDAALICFVETCRKRLRKIDVIGRMGGEEFAILLTEIEPDAGLLVAEDLCRLVGETVVAWPGGPLALSVSIGVAVIEDSETFEQTLGRADAALYAAKHAGRRCVRSSRGPITDMPQP; encoded by the coding sequence ATGACGTCGAAGCCTGAAATCGTTTCGCCGATCGACCATCCGCCCGTCGTCGGCGACACGTTCAGTCTTTACGACACCGAGGAAGCGGTCCTGGGAAAGACCGACGCGATGCTGTCGGGGCTCGCCCAGGTCGCCGGCGGCGTCCAGCAGCTCGCCGAAGCCTACCGCCGCAGCTACCGCGAGCAGCGACGCCTCGTCCGGATGAGCGACCGGATGCAGCTCGACCTGCAGAAGGCCAATCACCGCCTCGCCGAGCAGCAGCGCGATCTCCAGGCCCTGAACGAGGCGCTGTCGGGCGAGATCGAGCACCGGACCCGCCTCGAAGCGAAGCTGAGGCGCCTCGCCGACACCGATGACCTCACCGGGGCGATGACGCGCCGGCGCTTCATGGAGATCAGCCAGCGGGAATGGCTGAGATACGAGCGCGACCGGGTTCCGGCCTGCCTCCTGATGGTGGATCTCGACCGGTTCAAGCGGCTCAACGACGAGTTCGGCCATGCCGCCGGAGACGCGGCCCTGATCTGCTTCGTCGAGACCTGCCGGAAGCGCCTGCGCAAGATCGACGTGATCGGTCGCATGGGCGGCGAGGAATTCGCGATCCTGCTCACCGAGATCGAGCCCGATGCCGGGCTCCTGGTCGCCGAGGATCTCTGCCGCCTCGTCGGCGAGACCGTCGTGGCCTGGCCCGGCGGACCGCTGGCGCTCTCGGTCAGCATCGGCGTCGCCGTCATCGAGGATTCCGAAACCTTCGAGCAGACCCTCGGCCGTGCCGATGCCGCGCTCTATGCCGCCAAACATGCCGGACGCCGTTGCGTCCGCTCGTCCCGTGGCCCGATCACCGACATGCCGCAGCCATGA
- a CDS encoding SpoIIE family protein phosphatase: MTFDSAAEGPSPAAAPPARGRSLRGGGPLRGDDFLALAGFTDVSAATSGTMRPGALRGSARGRDLDSLAHTLFLRIYPVIAFVVLATQIGIAWVNYNDSLRLYTDRANLLVTLTAQAIARPDWSDRPDIYTAQVQALALDPAFRFVRVWNAAGNLVMSLGDMPSGRSIELIRASTDITVAGRAKPVGSLTLGLSAEALRGNAEKQALLAIGASLVLMIAFVLTLHANVRRHVLAPLKRLLIAMREVEHKRWSRVEFDGAVRASNEIDVISSAFNRMVEGLRTGDEAKQLLTELEQAHAKLADANRLVMESIGYARRIQTSVLPDRMALFGAGLDVAVLWEPLHQVGGDYFWLERLGDVSVIVVADCTGHGVPGAFITLIVATALDRILHERGLRSPAEILVALDEMVRAQLRQDGRGSDSDDGLDCGLCLWDPTARRLSFAGAGLSLTAVTEAGTSRIKGAKRGLGYPHHGSERFSTENVTLDVAPGDTFYLMTDGITDQMGTVGAQRRLLGHRGVSDILLRSRDEELGPQIRLLEAELAAYRGSENRRDDMTLVAFRPSGIA; encoded by the coding sequence ATGACGTTCGACTCCGCCGCCGAGGGGCCTTCGCCCGCAGCCGCACCTCCCGCCCGCGGCCGCTCCCTGAGAGGCGGCGGCCCGCTGCGCGGTGACGATTTCCTGGCGCTGGCGGGTTTCACCGACGTGTCGGCGGCCACCTCCGGCACGATGCGGCCGGGGGCCTTGCGCGGCTCCGCGCGCGGCCGCGACCTCGACAGCCTGGCGCACACGCTGTTCCTTCGGATCTACCCCGTCATCGCCTTCGTGGTGCTGGCGACGCAGATCGGCATCGCCTGGGTGAACTACAACGACAGTCTCCGGCTCTATACCGACCGGGCAAACCTGCTCGTCACCCTGACCGCCCAGGCCATTGCCCGGCCCGATTGGAGCGACCGGCCCGACATCTACACGGCGCAGGTCCAGGCCCTGGCCCTGGACCCGGCATTCCGTTTCGTCCGGGTCTGGAACGCGGCAGGCAATCTGGTGATGTCCCTCGGCGACATGCCGAGCGGACGCAGCATCGAACTCATCCGCGCCTCCACCGACATCACCGTCGCGGGGCGTGCGAAGCCCGTGGGCAGCCTGACCCTGGGCCTCTCGGCCGAGGCTCTGCGCGGCAATGCCGAGAAACAGGCGCTGCTGGCCATCGGCGCGAGCCTCGTCCTGATGATCGCCTTCGTGCTGACGCTGCATGCCAATGTGCGCAGGCATGTCCTAGCACCCCTGAAGCGCCTGCTGATCGCCATGCGCGAGGTCGAACACAAGCGCTGGTCGAGGGTGGAATTCGATGGGGCCGTCCGGGCCAGCAACGAGATCGACGTGATCTCATCCGCCTTCAACCGCATGGTGGAGGGCCTGCGCACCGGCGACGAGGCGAAACAGCTCCTCACCGAACTCGAACAGGCCCATGCCAAGCTCGCCGACGCCAACCGGTTGGTGATGGAAAGCATCGGTTACGCCCGTCGTATCCAGACCTCGGTCCTGCCCGACCGGATGGCGCTGTTCGGTGCCGGCCTCGACGTCGCCGTGCTGTGGGAGCCGCTGCATCAGGTCGGCGGCGACTATTTCTGGCTGGAGCGCCTCGGCGACGTCAGCGTCATCGTGGTGGCCGATTGCACCGGCCACGGCGTGCCGGGGGCCTTCATCACCCTCATCGTCGCCACCGCCCTCGACCGCATCCTGCACGAGCGCGGCCTGCGCTCACCGGCCGAGATCCTGGTGGCCCTCGACGAGATGGTCCGCGCCCAGCTGCGCCAGGACGGGCGCGGGTCCGATTCCGATGACGGGCTCGATTGCGGATTGTGCCTCTGGGACCCGACGGCCCGAAGACTGAGCTTCGCCGGCGCCGGGCTCTCGCTGACCGCCGTCACCGAAGCGGGCACGTCCCGGATCAAGGGGGCGAAGCGCGGCCTCGGTTATCCTCACCATGGCAGCGAGCGGTTCAGCACGGAGAACGTCACGCTCGATGTGGCGCCGGGCGATACCTTCTACCTGATGACCGACGGCATCACCGACCAGATGGGGACCGTCGGCGCGCAGCGCCGGCTGCTCGGGCATCGGGGTGTCTCGGACATCCTGCTGCGCAGCCGCGACGAGGAACTCGGCCCCCAGATCAGGTTGCTGGAAGCCGAGCTTGCCGCCTATCGCGGCTCCGAGAATCGCCGGGACGACATGACCCTCGTCGCCTTCCGCCCGAGCGGGATTGCCTGA
- a CDS encoding ABC transporter ATP-binding protein, with translation MIRFEGVSRRFAGAERPAVDGIDLDIAEGTTCVLIGPSGCGKSTTLRMVNRLVEPDAGRVLLDGRDVAGVDPVRLRRGIGYVLQGIGLFPHRNVAENIATVPRLLGWTRARIADRVDEMLALVGLDPAAYRDRRPDALSGGQRQRVGVARALAADPAVLLMDEPFGAVDPVARDRLQGEIGAILRRLGKTVIIVTHDIDEAMRMGDRVVLMREGRIVQADTPDRLLANPADAFVERFVGEDRALRRLALLVAGAIAVPGDPGDAPSVTAETSLKDALALLLSSGANHLSVAGDGAPAILTLEAIREAARRAT, from the coding sequence GTGATCCGATTCGAGGGCGTGTCGCGCCGCTTTGCCGGCGCTGAGCGTCCTGCCGTCGATGGGATCGACCTCGACATTGCCGAAGGCACCACCTGCGTGCTCATCGGCCCCTCCGGCTGCGGCAAGTCCACCACCCTGCGCATGGTCAACCGGCTGGTGGAGCCGGATGCCGGCCGCGTCCTTCTCGACGGGCGAGACGTGGCGGGGGTCGATCCGGTGCGTCTGCGCCGCGGGATCGGCTACGTCCTGCAGGGCATCGGCCTGTTCCCGCACCGGAATGTCGCCGAGAACATCGCCACCGTGCCTCGCCTCCTCGGTTGGACCCGCGCCCGGATCGCGGACAGGGTGGACGAGATGCTCGCCCTCGTCGGCCTCGATCCGGCCGCGTATCGCGACCGCAGGCCGGACGCCCTCTCCGGCGGTCAGCGCCAGCGCGTCGGCGTCGCCCGCGCCCTGGCGGCGGACCCGGCCGTGCTCCTCATGGACGAACCCTTCGGTGCCGTGGACCCGGTGGCCCGCGACCGGCTCCAGGGCGAGATCGGCGCGATCCTTCGCCGGCTCGGCAAGACCGTCATCATCGTCACCCACGACATCGACGAGGCGATGAGGATGGGCGATCGCGTGGTCCTCATGCGCGAGGGCCGGATCGTCCAGGCGGATACGCCGGACCGCCTTCTGGCCAATCCCGCCGACGCTTTCGTCGAGCGCTTCGTCGGCGAGGACCGCGCCTTGCGGCGTCTGGCGCTGCTCGTTGCGGGCGCGATCGCGGTTCCGGGCGATCCGGGCGATGCGCCGAGCGTCACCGCCGAGACGTCGCTGAAGGACGCCCTTGCCCTGCTCCTTTCCAGCGGTGCCAATCATCTGTCGGTGGCCGGGGATGGCGCTCCCGCCATCCTGACCCTGGAAGCCATTCGCGAGGCGGCGAGGCGCGCGACCTGA